The segment AAAGGTAAGGTAACCACATAAGTGCTTTTCAAATAGCATAACGACCACTTCATCCCTTCCTAAtttttttcttgtatttgacaTAAACCTGCTACTGCCTCCCACTACATTACAATTTAAGATCTAGTGCATAACGTATCATAAATGAAGTTACAGTTAACTAAGGCATACGAGACTTTAGCCATTTCTTCCACATACAATGTTTCCTATCGAAAACAATGATAGACCACTAGGATCATTTTTTGTTGTTAATTCTGCACATAATGAAGTTTGTATGTAGTGTCGAAAAAAAAGGATTTTAGAAATTATAATGTTTTTACTAATAACTTTCGATTTTGACCAACTAAACTATGTAATTAGATATGAACGAAAAAGATATTTCAATTATTGTAGTGTGCTGTTAGACAATGCGTTTTTAAAGTGTACATGGAATCTTATACTtgtgtatttatttgtattttcaaTTTGAATGTTTACAATGAATCAAAGAATAAATAATCATGAAGATCAGAAATCGatcaataaagaataaaaaatatgGATATCAAGTTAGTAAGCAGGCTTAAAGGAATCTAGAGGTCTTGCattccgctgaaataccattgggAAACCGTTTGCGGTCGTTGCAGTAGTTGTAGATCATGTGCTTGGTTTGCACCCATCGGATCCTATTTCGGCCAGCTGCATCAAGTCCTTGGGTACTCCATGACTGGTTATCATTTATTGAGCTTGTAGATACTGAATTGGGACCAACTTTTTTGGCATTGGCATTGAATTTCCTGTATAACGCGGTGAAAGGCGCATTAGTCCAGTCGGTCTTCACACGCCCACCTTGGGTTGCCCAGTCATCCGCGTTCCACAGGCTGGCATAAACCCTCATGGGTTGGCTCTTGGGAAATGGGACTCCAGCAGCATCATTGTTATTGAACACCCTTACTGGTATGTTATCTATCAAGAAACTGAAGAGACAAAGAGCTTTATATAGGAACAGCAGAAAAACATGAGAAAGGAAGAGAACCAATTAATGTTTATGTTGGATGCGTGACTTACATAATTCTTAGACTGTTCCATACGATGGTATAGGTGTGGAAGGCTGCGGTAGGGTCAAACCAAAGGTGGAACTGCTGTTCTTTGTTTCCTTTCCCTTGTGAATACACATTGGTGTGAATTGTGTAAGGGTTTCCCGTGGAGTTGCCCAAGAACTCGAAGTCGATCTCATCGTGACCCGCACCTTGTGATGACAACTAATGTGATTTAATACAAAGACATGGTTATTATCAGCCTTTAAAAGATTAATACAAATGAGtgatcacaatatatatatataattcagatATGAAATTCAAGATTGGAACCGATCGATGGTACTCACGTAGAATGTGGTGACGGTGCCAGCAGAATTGCCTGGTACTAGTTTGAGTTGCATGTCGAACCTTCCAAACAGGTACTCGTGCTTCGACTGGAAACCCGATCCAGAGTATTGGTCGAGTGAAAGTGAAAGATCCTGACCTCCATTCAGAATTTTAGCACGTTCACCCCCAAAAGTGATGTCCATGTCATCGTAAAAACTCCCTGCTGATACTGCTACTATTAGAATTGATATTGAAAGAACAACTGCACAAAGATTAGAGTTCGACTTTGCCATTATTGTttgtatggagagagagagagagagagagagagagagagagagagagatgttatgTTTGTGAGAAGTAGTACTGATATCGTTTATATAGAGAGGTGTGGCTGCGTTGACAGTTTTCAATAGGAACCATCCTTGTTACTGAAGGATGTCATGATGGCTAATGGATGCACCAATATCTATTGACGCGTGCTAACTAACATTATTCTTCTGGACAAGGGCAGGAGCggtgggttttttttttctatacgtCTGGCAAATCAAAAGTAGCAAATTTGTCATATTTGGACCGGTGGTTGACATCATACctaatataaatttgttttaattgttaaTAAGGGAAAATAAAATCCTTAAAACTAATTAAAACTAAAACTAATTATATATCTgtcaaataataataatcattcCAATGTTTAAATAAATGTAATACAAAAACTATTTCATCATATCTTATCAATTCCCCTAACAATACACCATCTCCGATTAAGACTTGTATTCAGACCAATTCACCTACCTCAAACGCAACAATTGAAACATGAGACCCAACCGATCCTTTATATAGTCCCTTTGGTCCTTTATCTTTCCATATTAGCCTAGGGACCTCTAAGATTCACATGTGTTTCTTCAATCCATTTTTTGGTCGATTCGATGACACCAAAGTATGCTACACCTATTGCAAGAGATCCAGTTACCCCAGTTGCCTCCTCTctataaaaaaaacaatactCAAAAACTAATAGCAAGTGATATAATATTAAATGAATAAATGTTTGATTCGACTAGAGATTCCATCAATGACAGTCACGTGTGTTTCTCCTTCATTGCTCCAAGATTCTTTTCCACTTTCATTTAATTTACCAAGAGTCCAAATGGTTGCAAATTAAATAAAAcaagattattaaaaaaaaaaaggtttcttATTTCTTTAAGGGGTTACATAAAAGTCACCATTTTAGCTTTCATGGATTCATCTTCTAAGTTATCACAACTTTTATTAATACAAATAACATGTATAACAACCTACATAGTTTTATCTTCTATTTCAGGATGGTAATAAAATGGAGAATCGATTTGCTAAATGCATAGTAATACCATACATTTACAAACTCCCCTACAGAAAATTTAGCAAGCAAAAGCAAACATTCCATGAAAATAAACTATCTATAATCTTTTTCGTATTAGAAAGCACAAACCAAAAGGAAAATTAAGAACGCTAACACTAAATCATCAAAAAAAAATCGTCAATCTAATTACAAAGTAACAATTGGATTTTGTAACAAATGAAAACAATTTCCAATCATAATCAATATTTCAAacctaaaaagtttaaaaaaataatatacttATAAAGTGAATAAGTTATTAccaagttagagag is part of the Lactuca sativa cultivar Salinas chromosome 7, Lsat_Salinas_v11, whole genome shotgun sequence genome and harbors:
- the LOC128127347 gene encoding xyloglucan endotransglucosylase protein 1-like, with translation MDITFGGERAKILNGGQDLSLSLDQYSGSGFQSKHEYLFGRFDMQLKLVPGNSAGTVTTFYLSSQGAGHDEIDFEFLGNSTGNPYTIHTNVYSQGKGNKEQQFHLWFDPTAAFHTYTIVWNSLRIIFLIDNIPVRVFNNNDAAGVPFPKSQPMRVYASLWNADDWATQGGRVKTDWTNAPFTALYRKFNANAKKVGPNSSWSTQGLDAAGRNRIRWVQTKHMIYNYCNDRKRFPNGISAECKTSRFL